GCCGGCGGGACGGGGTCGGGGCAGGGGTCATGGCAGGTCCTCGGACGACGGGGGCGCCGCCCGGTCCGGGTGGCCCCCTCACCGTGGCGGGGCCGGCTGTCCCGCCCCTGTGCCCGCCCTGTGCCAGCCCTGCGGGTGGGTGCCGCGGTCAGCGGGGGAAGTACTCGACCCGGGGGGTGAAGATGAGGTTCTGGCCCAGCACCCCGCGCGGGCGGCCCAGCGCGTGGACGATCTCGGCGGCCACCTCCGACGGATCCATCATCCGCTCGGCGGGGATCTTCCACTGCTCCATCATCGGGGTGTCCATCGCGGCCGGCATGATGCCCTGGATGCGACACGGGTGGGAGAACTCGCGGACCTCGGTCTGGAAGATCTCCGTCGCCTTGGCGAAGGCGGCCTTCGAGCTGTTGTAGGCGACGGCCCCGCTGCCCACGGTGACCGCGGAGATGGAGATGACGTTGAAGATCTCGGCCTCGGTGTCCTCCGTGCGCACGCCGAGGTAGCCGTTGAGGAACGCCTGCATGAGGAAGACCGGCCCGTGGCAGTTGACGGCGAACACCTGGCTGTAGGCGCTCTCGTCGACGTCGGTGAGGTAGCCCGGGCGGTCGATGCCGGCCACGTTCACGAGGATGTCGAAGCGGGCACCGTGGCGCTCGAACAGCGACCCGACCACGCCCGTGCGGTCGTCGGCGACCGTGACGTCCAGCCGGACGGCCTCGGCGGACCCGCCGGCGCTCGTGACGGCCTCCACCGTCACCTGGGCCCCCGCCTCGTCGATGTCGCCCGCCACCACGTGCACGCCCTGGGCGGCGAGGGCGACACAGGTGGCCCGTCCCAGGCCGCTCGCCCCGCCGGTGACCAGCGCC
The window above is part of the Friedmanniella luteola genome. Proteins encoded here:
- a CDS encoding SDR family NAD(P)-dependent oxidoreductase; protein product: MAGLDGRVALVTGGASGLGRATCVALAAQGVHVVAGDIDEAGAQVTVEAVTSAGGSAEAVRLDVTVADDRTGVVGSLFERHGARFDILVNVAGIDRPGYLTDVDESAYSQVFAVNCHGPVFLMQAFLNGYLGVRTEDTEAEIFNVISISAVTVGSGAVAYNSSKAAFAKATEIFQTEVREFSHPCRIQGIMPAAMDTPMMEQWKIPAERMMDPSEVAAEIVHALGRPRGVLGQNLIFTPRVEYFPR